The segment TAGAATTTGTAAATATCGGACATGCTCATCCCTAATTATTTGTCTACTTctcatgttttatttttaaaaacaattattttaaggttttttttttttttttaattatagttCTATGATCTAGGCGGTTGGCAGGTGTCGTCCAAGTTCGAGTTTCCTAATTACACCGTTGGTTGGAAGGTTGGAAAGACAACAATTTATATCCTTCAATTTCCTACTTGATTTATTTCTTTAATCCTTAATTTTATTTACCAATTCTCTAATTTTGGCCACTCATTTTCTctctttgttttctttatttaatcctttaattccatatttaaaatttgatttattttggtatctaatttcatatttgaatcaaTTCAAACTTCATCTACTCTTAAAATCAAGTATAAAGTCTTTGGGTTTTTTCtcaataaagaaattaaatatcattaaatcaaaattaaagtattaTTAGATACATGATACTAGTTAATAGAGAATTTAAACAACTAGAAAGAGTTctgcataattaaaataaatttcaaattgatATAATAGATGAATTGGGTTAAAGTTACTCTCAAATCAGACTAAAACATTTGTACACTTGTTGCCTTCTTGAAATACATGCTTTTGTGACCTAAATGTCATATTGTGGATGAGTATCCTGCACTCATCAATCAAAGgggataaataaataaactttatCAATAGACATAAATTGAATAATGGTAGTAATGTCCACTACTACTTCAAGAGTAGTAATGTCCATATACCTAGCCATTGAAAGCCCATCTCTCAATGCCCATACTACCTCAACACTAGTGACTTTTTGAATATGTTGATAAGCTCCAATTATCCACCCACCAAAATAATTCTTAATGAGAGCTCCAAAGTCCGCTCTTCTAGGATCACTTATAGATGATTCATAATAAAAGCAAACAAAAATCCTAAAGTTTACAAGAATTGTGATGATCCTCTATAAACCATGTGTTTTATGCCACATGTAAACTTCATTCAATTAGACACTTTTCCCTTAGTATGAATCAacaacattttcttaataaatatCTCTCATTTAGACTATGAATACAAATAATTCCCAAGATATCAACGTCAATTCAAATGCACAATTCTTTATGAGGTATATTCCACTTTAGACATAGAAATGCCATGAGATTATTATCCTTAGACATCTGAACTGTATCAGGAGTCAATGATATATATAATAAAGTAATACCAAGAAAGTGTTCTCAACTCAAAAGTATggtctcaaaattatttttaataccaTAATTCTAAAAATGTGATAAGATACCTGTGAACAATAGGAATATAAATGGAAATAGATCTTAGCCCTCAAGAAATTCATGACTAAATTTATGGTTGTAAAGGAAAATAGGAATGGAAATTTAAACAACTGAACATCACATTAAATGATGATATGGATGGTAACGCACTATAATTtgaattttactttattttggttttttttgcaTGTAAAAATATATCTTCTAACTTTATGCTTTGTGTTAGGAAGATTATTTTGTGTACGTAAAATATCTTTTGAACTATGTTTGTGGTGTTTCTTCTCTTATCCTCTACATTAGGAGAAGCTTTAGTTGTAAGATGGCAACTTAACCTCCAATAATAAAACTTAGGCTTTCTTTGGATGATCAGTTAGCTCCATTTCAATGTGTTTGAACCACTTTTTTAGTTTAATCTCACTGATGAGGTGTTTGGATAACACCTCCAGTTGCCCAGTGGACTAATTCTCACTGTGTTACACCTCCACTTGCTCACTGATAATTTTTGCTGCAATGTGCTCAACACATcccttttttttctaattttacccatggctctttcttttcttttttttttaccttcTTTCCCTTCTAATGTCTAAAGTTGAAAAGCCCAAGCAAGTTATCTCTAGATTAGGTTGGATAAATacttatattatataataattaataaaaattataatttataggataataagtaaataaaaattgaggtgttttaatgttataactattatttaaataaatacaaataagATAATTTATaggataataaataaaatatcaaaagatacattttaatattttattaaatgaatttataaattcacatattttaataattttataaaagtaaaataatttaaaaaacttTTGATATATATCAATTCTAATCTGATGTCCTTCAAAGTCATTTTCTATTCTAACATCACTGCTACAGTTGCGTTTGAATCCAAATACACATTCTACTGCTGTTTCTAATCACACCGCTATAGTATCTAATCTCACTACTACAGTATCCAATCTCACCGCCACCATTGTTTTTAACCTCACCGGAGGTAAACACACCGCTAATCTAAACTAAGCCTTAATATGTTTAATTAGCCATGATTTTCTAaacttctctctttttttccacTTAAGAATTTTACTCgaaaatatattataaatctttaatgattttttttgaaagtatgGTTTGCATTTGTCACGTTGGTTGAATTTTGTACGTAAAAAATTTagataatgataatagtaattaTTGGAAAATAAGGTAAAAGCGTTGCATAAATTATTGTAGGTAAAAGGCAATGTCTTATCCTAAGCCAAAATGAAAGGATTTTTGTATATATTCAACAATAGAAGAGTTACAAGTATATATAACCTACGACACATGAAGCTTTACAGGGAAAGAGTTGAAGAACCCCTATAATCAAGGATTGACTCAATcctaaataaagaaataaataaaatatcttCAAATAATCAAGGATTGACTtaatcctaaagaaagaaagaaataaaatccTATCAAATTTGTCTCAATCAACCTACCGATAAGTGTCAGCATGGATATCACTCATGTCTAACTTGCATAAAGTTTTATCAAAAGCTTTTCTAGAAACAACCTTGGTAAGTATGTCAGCATAGATCCCAAGTGCCACCGATATAGCTCTTGGGGGGCTAGTAGAAGTGCTTGAGTTGATTTTAAGACTTTACAAAGGGCAATGGAATGGTTCCAGCTTCAAGTTTTTCTTTTATAAAGTGTTTATCAACTTGTATGTGCTTTGTACGATCATGTTGAACTGGGTTGCGAGTAATCTCAATCACTGAAGTATTATTACAATATAAGTTCATTGAACCTTGAGGATTAATGTCTAATTCTTCAAGCAATTTCTTTAACCACAACAATTCACATACTCTAAAAACCATGCCTCTGCATTTTGCCTCTGCACTTGACCTTGCAACGATTGGTTGTTTCTTACTTCTCCAAGTTACAAGGTTTCTCCAACGAAAGTGAAATAACCTGAAGTAGACTTTCTATCATCAGTTGATCCTGCCCAATATGAATTACTATAACCCTCTATTCTCAGATAATCATGTTTCTTAAAAATTATCCATTTTCTTGGAACATCTTTTAAATTCTTCAATATGTGTTCAACAGCCTCCATATGTGACTTTCGAGAATCATGCATAAATTGACTGACCACACTTACTGCATAAGCAATATCAAGTCTAGtgtgaaataaataaatcaattttcCCACAAGTTTTTGATATCTTGCTTTGTCAGTTGGTGATTTACCTAAACAGTAATATAACTTATGATTTTGCTCAATGGGAGTAGTCACAGGTTTACAACTAAGCATTCCTGTCTTAGCTAACAAATCAAGAATATATTTTCTTTGAGATAGGGAAATATCATTCTCTGATCTAGCTACTTCAATACCAAGAAAATACTTCAAATTACCCAACCTTTTCATTTCAAACTCAAAAGCTAAATATTTTTGGGGATTTTCTATCTCATCCAAATCATCACCTGTTAGCACGATATCATCCACGTAGATAATCAATGCGGTCACCTTTCCTTGTCTATATTTAAAAAACAATGTATGATCAACATTACTTTGCTTGTTCCCAAAAAACTTCATGGATTTTGTAAATCTACCAAACCATGCCCTTGGAGATTGCTTCAATCCGTACAACATCTTTTTTAGTTTGCACACCATTGTAGTCTTTGAGTACTTTTCAATTCCAATAAGAGAATCCATGTAAACTTCTTCAAAGAGATCTCcatgaagaaatgcattcttgaCATCAAACAGAAGAAGAGACTAATCTTGATTAGCAACCAAGGATAACAATACTCTTACTGTATCAAGCTTGGCAACAAGTGTAAAAGTTTCTTGATAATCGACTCCATAAGACTGTGTATATCTTTTTTCAACTAATTGTGCTTTGAAAATTTCAACCGTTTCATCTACTTTATGTTTAACAATAAATATCTATCTACACCCCACTGTTCTTTTTCCATCGGGAAGAGGCACTAGGTCCTAAGTAGCATTTTTTTTAAGTGTTGCCATTTCTTCTACCATAGCTTGGGTTCACCTTGTGTCTCCTAAGGCTTCTTGTAATTTACTGGGAATAGATATAGATGATAATTGCAATACATAATATGCATATGAATTTGATAAACTATGACAAGACACATTATTAGTAATGAGGTATTTTGTTTTGGCTTTAATATAAGGTTCATCAAGCAGTAGGTATACCACAGTTAGCACGAGTTAGAATATGATATTCAGAAGTTACCTCAGGTGAAGATTGACATGGTCGGTTTGGTGGTATAGAAGGATCAATACTATCTGTGAGAAGATCATCTTATAATTAATCACGTCCACCCAACTCAGTGTTTTCATTTTCATCACCTCTCTTTGCACTTTCCAGGTCAATATTTTCATCATCTCTCTTTGCTATTTCTGGAATATGTGGTTGTGCTCTCAATGTAGTATTTTTATCAATACTTTTTTCATGCAATGAGAGAAATTCTTGTGCTACATCATCAAGATTAATCACTTCATTATGTTTCTCCCCTTGAAGTGAAGAATCCGTAGAGTAGAAAAACTTATTTTCATGGAAGACAACATCTATAATGACATAAAGCCTCTTAGAGGAAGGATCGTAGCATTTATACCCCTTTTAATAATTTCCATATCCCACAAAAATTTATTTTACAACTTGAGATTCAAACTTATTTCTTTGATGAGGATACAAATGAACATAAACAACACATCTGAAAATTTTGGGAGGTAGATGAACAACAGGTGGAAGACTGCAATGGTCAGACAATACATCTAGTGGTCGTCAATAATCAAGAGTACTTGAAGAGTACAATTAATTAcgtaaattttagaaattaaagcTTCACCTTATAAGTAAGATAGAACATGTCCTTCAATTAAAAAGTATTGGGTGACCTCCAAGAGCTGTCTATTTTTCCGTTCTGCAATGCTGTTTTGCTGCGATGAATAAGGGCATGTCGTTTGATGAATCATACCAACAGAGCCCATAAATTACTTTAGTTCTTGGTTCAAATATTCCTCTTCATTATTTGATCTAAATCTGACGAAAAAGGCGAACAATAGAACTTACAtcacttttctttttcatttgatAAATCCAAGTCATCTTAGTGCAGTCATCAACAAAGGAAATATACCATTTCATTCCATTAAGAGTTGAAGAGGGTGTTGCCCCCAAACATCGGAGTGAACCAAGGAAAATGACATACTTGTTTTATTTTCACTGAAAGGAAAGTGAGCACGATGACCTTTTGCAAGGGCACAAGTTTTACAAGCAATATCTGAAACACTAAAACCAACAAATAATGAAGGAAATAATCTTTTCAAATAAAAGAAAGATAGATGTCCCAAACGTTTATGCCATAACTAGATTTGTTCTTTTTTCTTGTCAACTGAATTCTCGTGTACCACATAAGATTGCCCTTTGCTAAAACATTGAAAACCATATTTCAGTTTATACAATCCTCCCATTTCTCTACCACTACCAATCTTCACATTGGTGTGAAGGTCCTGAAAAATACAATGAGTAGGAAAAAATACAAGAAATATTATGATATTTGGTTAATTTTTGTACTGAAAGAAAGTTACAATTTAATGATGgcacaaataaaatattttttatatcaaAAGAAAGAGATAATGGGACAGTACCAATACTAACAATTGGAGAAGAAACTCCATTAGCATTAGTGACAGTATTCATAGAACAATTAGATATTTGACTGAATTTTTATCTATCACAAGTCATATGATTTGTTGCATCTAAATCAATTATCCAATTACTATTACTAGTAAGGGATGTGCCTAAAATAAAACCCCAATGCTTTCTTCCTCGAATCTTGTTCTGGGCATTTAGGGACCATTCAATATAGTAGGTTCCATCAAAGCGATATGGGGTGATTAGCGAATTTTTTTGTATTGTGAAAATAGTTGTAGGGTTGTTTTTTTCATAAGAACCACTGTCACCCTTTTTAGAATCAGATATAGTGACCATGGTATAAGGAAGAAGCTTACACGAAAAcgttaaacaaaaataataattatgtctACTTCAATCCAAAAGAAATTGTAGGAGGCCCTGATACAATATAAATTAACACAATTATAAAAGAATTTCTATATATGTTCAACAATAGAAGAGCTACAGTATATATAACTCACAACACATAAAGCTTTACAGAGAAAGAGTTGAAGAATGCTTATAATCAAGGATTGACTGACTCAATcctaaagaaaggaaaaaaaataaaatattgtaaAATTTGTCTCATTCAGCTCCTTGATTTCTATCAAAATGTATAAAATTTCTACAAAGGATTTTTCTAAGAAAAGAGCTTCAACTATGATTTTTGATAATCAACTTATTCGACCTTCTATCTTGAAAGCACCAATAACCATGTGTACTTTCCTTTAAAAAGCCATCATGTGAAAAAAAAATCATCTTTATATAGAATTACTTGAAGATGAAAAAAATCCAAACAACTGATCTTTCTTTGTAAATCAATATTCATAATTATTTCACTGACCATACGAGTACTAGAGTAATGCTTGACAATaccttttaattattataaaaatgaaTATTAACATTACGCTTTAAAAAGTTAAATCTACTATTAGTTCTATACTTTATAAATGTTATAGATTTAGTccatatactttaatttgatcaattttagttcttgtaatttttgaattttaatccTCACCCAAATAGTAATAGCTACATctgtttggttaaattcaattactattcCTGTACTATGCGTACAGTTGTAGATTTGAGCTACATTCTCCAATTGAATCATTCTATGTCCTTATACTTAtcgaatttttaaatttcaatcttgatgcaaatgaTAGTCgttaatccattaactagactTTTAGTGAGTAATATATGGAAACAAGTTAACATGGTATTACACATATGATGATATGTTGCCACATCATATTTTAGAAATAGTATAGCAGTTATcatttggtaaattttaaaatttgaaggattaaaaAATTCAAAGTATAGACAAATCTATAAATTTTGCAAAGTAGAAAGAATAATGACAAAATTTAATCCACTAGGTAATTGAGAAATGTGATTGGATACTTCAATTATTTACTTGCAATGAAATtcgaataaaaaattatatattaaaatattttaatataaaaaatcttATTTTAAATAAGTGTAATTAATAATTGACAACTTTCTAAAAAGCAAACCCTTGGTCCAAATATGTAACTCAAACTTTTACATTTATCATGTTGCAGGTTAACAGTTCACTTTTTTCATAGACGAGGACATAAACTTTCAACGATCTTTGATtacatgaaaaattataaaaaataaaaaagtcatATGTATTCCGAATATACTCACATTTGAATCCAAGTAATACAAAAAcacattatatatatttaaaagaagTGGCAGAACAAGTATTGAAGTAAGTGAGATTTGGCTACCAACAACGGGGAGGCAACTTGAAAGAGAAAGAAGAAGGCAAGTGACCGGTTCTCCTTATGTAATCCCTCCTTTCTGAAGTCCTCATTGCCTTTTCATTTAGTTTTGATTCTGCATTTGCTCGCTTCTCTTCAGCTATTCTCCTTGTTGCCGCTAGTTTGTATGCACACTTTTCTTTTGCACGTGCTTTCAATCTCTCAGCATTCACCTATACATCAACATAACAGTATAGGTAAAGATGAGATGGAATACTATTGTGTGCTTGGGAGTCGAGAACGAGTGTCGAGTAAAAGTTATATCACTCCtgttcttcatttttcttgaaatatCTTTATCGGACACTTATTTGGAAATGAGTAGAGAATAGAAAATTGTAGAAATATTGAACATGCTTGTACCAATTACATACACGTATCGGACGCTTGCACCCAAGTCCGAGTAACATAGGACACAAGTATATATCCTACTTGAGTGTATTCAAATTTTTTCCAAGTTTTTACATATATGCACAATATCATATCTTTATACCCATGTTTCAATATTTGTCAAACATAGATATCTTAAGAAAATGAAGAGTTCCGGTAACATATACTGATTGGATAAATAGAAACATACACTTTATGCAGACTAGTGGAACCGTAAAATTATCTAAAGGGTCTTTGGGTTTGGCTCTGCATTATAACATTCTCTTGTGCTTGTTTAAAAAGCTAGGTTCATATTCAACCAACACTAAGAAATGGAAAATTTTCTGGCATTGAGTAATTGCTGTTATAAATGCTTAATACATAGCAGGCATAACAGGGAAAGATATGACTCAATACTAAGAATGACTTGCCATGCCTTCAAAGTGATTCAGTTTATGTAAAATTCACCATGCCACTCAGACTCTGGTGTGAGTGTTTGATATAATTatgcttaaatttttttctaagttttcataTATTTGGAGGTTTTCTAGAGGATTTTATTCCCAAACCCATATTCCAATTATGCTTTCGATACAAGCGCCAAACATGAGTATTGCACTGAAAATAAAGATTCGGAGCTACGTTGGTCATATGGATCTAGCTAATCTCTTACCTCCATTTTCTTCATCTCCATTTCTGCCTTTCTCTTCTCATGATTTTCCCAGGCCTGTATCTTCACTTCTTCACGCTTATACCTACAATGCAAGACATGCTAATCAGATCAGCTAGAGttaaacacacacacacattattattattattattattaacatctAATCCTATAGAAATCACAATTCTTAAAACTAATTACACATCACCTTGCCATATATTTGGCACGTTCAGCCTCATCCCAAGCCATTGCTCGAGTTTCTAGTGTATTTTGCTTGCTAACTTGATCTGAATTATTGTTTTCATGTATCCTGGGTTCTTGTTCATGCAGTCCATTTGATCCATTTCCCCTGGCAGCTCCATTAGTTTCATGTTCACCCTTGGCATCAGTTGATGTTGTTGTACCTGCTTGATGGCTCTCAGCACAGGCTTGACCATAGCGGCAACGGACCGGTGTGGAAGATCCCGAAGTGATAGGAGTAGGATTCCTTGCTGAAGGACTCATGGCTCGTATCGGTGTTGCCGTTCTTGATGGCTCTTGGCTTGCAGCAGGGGTCATCTCAGTCCCCATATCTCTCACACATACTGATCTAACAACTAATGTTGAGTTCTGATTTGCAGGCTTGTAATTGATTCGCCAAATTGACTCATCGCAATCCACCTGTTTTGTTTCATCTTGGTATTCAGATGGCACTGCTGCAACAGCAGTGGCAGCCATTGCCGATCCATTTGTTTCTTCTGCTGCTGAACCTTCACCTTCACTGCTTGAACAATCTTGTTCTTTTTGTGGAACAGGTGCTATCAATCTTCGGTCATCAGCATTGGAGTTTCGAGGTGTGGTTTCGGGTTGGCCCTTGTTTCTACCTCTTGACAGCCCCACCAGCCATTTCTGCGCATCATCCCATTTTGAAGGTGTTGGTTTGCCAAAGCCACCTGTTCGATGATGAGAACCACGATTGGTAGCCCCATTCCCTTTATGAAACTCAAAACTAATGCCACTGCTGCTTGAAATCTCATAGTATCCTTTATCTTCAGTTGATCTCATTTTCTAATGAACAAAAAGCTTCTATAGGAACTATGACAATTTGTTTACACAAAGGCCAAAACCGTAAAGATGCGAGGATTCAAACCCCAAATCTGTTGGCTGTTACTTTTAAGAGGGTTTACATAAATCCACCAGATTAAATCCGAGTTCAAAACTTTGAGAATCTTGAAGCTACTAAAAGCTAACTACCAAAGACTTGTAGTTTGCAAACCTTAAGTGAAGAAGTCTGCAAAATCTTCTCCACCGATTCGAACTTCAAATCTATTAGATGTCACTTCAAAAAAATGTGCATAAATCAATGAGATTAAATTCGGATTCAAAAATTTAAGAATCTTGATGCTATTAAAAGCTAACCTTATTGAAGAAGTCTGCAAAAGCTCTAGTTATTACCAAAAGAAAACTTCTCTGAGTAATTTTTACAAACAATTAAAGCACAAATCGCAGAATAGTATTAAGAGCAAACAGAAAAGAGAACCAAATAATGTTTTTCAACAGGAACCATTGAAATATCTGAAACTTGGGTTCACAAAAATCAAGGCAACAAAAAGGGTCCCATCACCCATGTGGGATTTATCCATTAAACTAACTAATCACCAGTTTTTATAAATCACCCCATAAATCAAAAACACCTAAAAGCTATCTGTTAAAGCAGTGGTGCTGCCAATGAAAAGTATAATGATTTCACAAAAcccaataaacaaataaaatagagATATTAGTGACACCATTGTCAGAgataagttaaaaaaaaaaagagaggagttTCAGAATTTGAGATCCAttcaatattaaataaaacattgCATGGTTGGAAACTTCAACCATTTGCATGACTACAAATGTGGTAACAATTAACATTTAAAATGACAATGATAAACTATTTAAACCTAAAACTGAAGGAACCAAAAAGGGCAAAAACCAAACGAAAGGCAGTTTGGCAGATGCTTGGCAAAGTAACTAATGGcataaaagaaatggaaattcTAAACTCTTTTTGCCTTGCACTAACAATGGGAATCTTGGGAATCGAATATGAATAAATTACTGACTTCCAAGAGAGAAAGGTTTATTGTTCTTGAAATATGGTTACCCATTCAACGGTTACTATGTTAGTGAAAGAATGTGGTGTTAGATGATGGGCGGCAAGTGGATTGAGGGAGCATTTGTCACATGAAAATCTCGATTGCATTGCAACTACACTTGTTTATAAATCTACCGGATGTTTctgccttcttcttcttcttcatcttttttaatctaatctaatatttatatttaagtaTTTTGTTGAGTTCAACATGTATtctataatattaaattttaaaaatatattttagtgTGACAAAATCTAATTTTTCTAAGTCATGTTTGTTTTATTGAATTCGAAATTATAGTTAATTTTTAGATTGTTTAatgataatatttaatattttaattattagagTTAATATATAATTTGCTTCTTGATCACTTGTACCTAGTTGttgatttgtttaatttaattaaataaattatttaaaattcataaaaaatattaaacataaaaattgattcaatcaattttttttaacttgGTTCCGAGCGATTTACAAGTCAACTAGTCTAACCCCTCTTTTTGAAATAATTCCTAGTCTGATTGGTCAGCCCGATCTAATTTAAACAACATTAATTGTTACCCAactttattttaacttaattgaTACTTGAACTTGAAATCCGTCACATAATTTAGTACTTACGTTATAGCACCACTAGAAAGTGATGATATGCTACTGTTAACTAATAATACTATGGCACATGGCAGATTCATATTATGAAATGTGACAagcattaataaaaaataaaggtTTAAGAGATAAAAAAGGCCCTTGAATTTTAGcgaaaaaatcaattaaagaaaatatatacaattaagtcCTCGAACTTCTAAATTGCATTAATTAAGCCTTTTAACCATCATTTTTTTCTTTGAATGATACATCACTAATGTTGCTATTAATGACTACTAAGTCGGCCATTCTATTGTTGACATGGTGGTCCACTTCAGCTATGGTTGCTGACGACTATCATGTTagcaaaaattcaaaaaaaattcaaaatatgtttttttagaaattttaagcTTAGAATGAACCTTGTTTAGGTTCATTTTAgatgtaattttaatatttttatatttaagacttttaaataattattaaataaaaattaataaaataacctagaaaataaaaaataaaaaattattacattttaaataattttaatattcaacAGCTTTTTATGATTAAAATCATCCATAATGAATCTACACATGGTTGTCCAATCTCATTTGAATTTGAGCAATCATTTGTCCAAATTTATTACagactttatttttaaaatatttttaataaatatatttttaaaattttatttaaaattttataatttataataatatttcacaaattaaaaaatataattttaaaaactacATAAAAACGAACCTAGACAAATGGTTttcttaacttaaaatttttaaattatttttaaaatttttgaatttttgcttACCTAACATTGTCACATTGGCAATGAAACATGTTAGATCCAAAAGTACCAAGAGGGGTGAATtggtatttaaaatttttttacaaacttttctaaaaaaaaaaaaaaagcttgcaAAAAAATTATTTACAATGGTTCAACTCTAGTTGCCTAtatccactaccttagcttttcACTATTATGAATTTCTCAATTCACTACTAAAATTGATACCTTTGAGGACAATTATAACATTTACAATTATGTCTTTTCAAAATCTTAGATAGAACATTTCCCTCTAGGTTTTATGGTGAAATGGAGACAAAAAAATAACAACCTCTAAGAAGGGGGTGTTCAAAGTTTTGATCTCTAAACAAATATATATG is part of the Gossypium arboreum isolate Shixiya-1 chromosome 5, ASM2569848v2, whole genome shotgun sequence genome and harbors:
- the LOC108451969 gene encoding uncharacterized protein LOC108451969, which gives rise to MRSTEDKGYYEISSSSGISFEFHKGNGATNRGSHHRTGGFGKPTPSKWDDAQKWLVGLSRGRNKGQPETTPRNSNADDRRLIAPVPQKEQDCSSSEGEGSAAEETNGSAMAATAVAAVPSEYQDETKQVDCDESIWRINYKPANQNSTLVVRSVCVRDMGTEMTPAASQEPSRTATPIRAMSPSARNPTPITSGSSTPVRCRYGQACAESHQAGTTTSTDAKGEHETNGAARGNGSNGLHEQEPRIHENNNSDQVSKQNTLETRAMAWDEAERAKYMARYKREEVKIQAWENHEKRKAEMEMKKMEVNAERLKARAKEKCAYKLAATRRIAEEKRANAESKLNEKAMRTSERRDYIRRTGHLPSSFSFKLPPRCW